TTCGCCGACACCGCGCGTGACTACGTCGTCAAGCTGCAGGGCGGCGACGCCGAGGTGAGGAAGCTGTGGGCGCAGTTCGTCGAGGTGTCGCTCGAGCACTGCGAGGCGGTTTACAAGAAGCTCGGCGTGTCGCTCGACCGCGACAGCGTGCGCGGCGAGTCGGCGTACAACGACGACCTGCCGGTCGTGGTGTCCGACCTGCGCGCAGCCGAACTGCTGGTCGAAAGCCAGGGCGCGCAGGTGACGTTCCTGGCGGAGTTCCAGAATCCGGAAGGCGAGCCGATGGCGGTCATCATCCAGAAGAAGGACGGCGGCTACCTGTACGCGACCACCGATCTGGCCGCCGTGCGTTACCGTCACCGCAAACTCGGCCTCGACCGCGTGATCTACGTCGTCGACGCGCGCCAGAGCCTGCACTTCCAGCAGATCTTCACGCTGGCGAAGAAGGCCGGCTTCGCGCCGGCGGACATGCAGCTCGAACACGTCGCCTTCGGCACGATGATGGGCGAGGACGGCAAGCCGTTCAAAACCCGCTCGGGCGGCACGGTCAAGCTGATCGAGCTGCTCGATGAGGCCGAAGAGCGCGCGTTCGCGCTGGTGTCGGAGAAGAACCCGGACCTGCCCGAGGCCGAGCGTCGCGACGTCGCGCGCGCGGTCGGCATCGGCGCGGTGAAGTACGCCGACCTGTCGAAGAACCGCACCAGCGACTACGTGTTCAACTGGGACAGCATGCTCACTTTCGAAGGCAACACTGCGCCCTACCTGCAATACGCGTACACGCGCGTGCAGAGCGTGTTCCGCAAGGCCGATGCCGTCGACGCGGACGCGTCTATCGTCATCGCCGAGCCGGCCGAGAAGCAACTGGCGGTCGCCTTGGCGCAGTTCGAGGACGTGCTCGCCAACGTCGCCGAGACCTGCCAGCCGCACCACCTGTGCGGCTACCTCTATAACGTCGCGACGCTGTTCTCGCGCTTCTACGAGGCGTGCCCGATCCTCAAGTCCGAGGGCGAGGTGCGCGCCAGCCGCCTGCAGCTGGCGGCGCTCACCGGCAGGACGCTGAAGACCGGCCTCGGCCTGTTGGGCATCGCGGTCAACGACGCGATGTAAGCGCTCGGCCAGTCCGTCGTGAAAAAACCCGGCGCACCGCACAGGCGGCGCGCCGGGTTTTTGTCATGCGTGTCTGTAAAGGCTTTCGCGGCCAAGCGAGCATCCGCCCGTAGCCGATGCGGGCAAGGCTCGGCCAACGTTGGCCGAGCCTTGCTGCCCACAAACAAAAACGCCCCGC
This DNA window, taken from Crenobacter cavernae, encodes the following:
- the argS gene encoding arginine--tRNA ligase, whose protein sequence is MTLQQLLNDRVSAALAAAGVPDAPAVLQPASKPEFGDYQANGVMGAAKKLKQNPRELAQKVIDVLDLAGIADKVEIAGPGFINIHLAPAFVGGRLDAALKDAKLGIAAPVRQKVMVEYSSPNLAKEMHVGHLRSTIIGDAIARVLEFLGHDVARANHVGDWGTQFGMLVAYLVESRKAGEADMVLSDLEDFYRKAKVRFDEDEAFADTARDYVVKLQGGDAEVRKLWAQFVEVSLEHCEAVYKKLGVSLDRDSVRGESAYNDDLPVVVSDLRAAELLVESQGAQVTFLAEFQNPEGEPMAVIIQKKDGGYLYATTDLAAVRYRHRKLGLDRVIYVVDARQSLHFQQIFTLAKKAGFAPADMQLEHVAFGTMMGEDGKPFKTRSGGTVKLIELLDEAEERAFALVSEKNPDLPEAERRDVARAVGIGAVKYADLSKNRTSDYVFNWDSMLTFEGNTAPYLQYAYTRVQSVFRKADAVDADASIVIAEPAEKQLAVALAQFEDVLANVAETCQPHHLCGYLYNVATLFSRFYEACPILKSEGEVRASRLQLAALTGRTLKTGLGLLGIAVNDAM